A DNA window from Primulina tabacum isolate GXHZ01 chromosome 12, ASM2559414v2, whole genome shotgun sequence contains the following coding sequences:
- the LOC142521146 gene encoding amino acid permease 3-like, with product MVSDSIMQHHQVVDLSFSVSGGSKSFDDDGRLKRTGTVCTASAHIITAVIGSGVLSLAWATAQLGWVAGPTMLFLFSFVTYYTSNLLASCYRTGDPDTGKRNYTYMDAVRSNLGGFQVKVCGAIQYLNLFGVAIGYTIASSISMMAIKRSNCFHSKGHDSPCKISSNPYMIAFGVIEIVFSQIPDFDQIWWLSIVAAIMSFTYSTIGLGLGIARVAESGKIMGSLTGIKIGTGLGEVTETDKIWRSFQALGAIAFAYSYSLILIEIQDTIKSPPSEYKTMKKATLISVAVTTLFYMFCGCFGYAAFGDLSPGNLLTGFGFYNPFWLLDIANLAIVIHLIGAYQVYCQPLFAFIEKTAVEWFPDSPFFAKEIPIPIPGYKPYKLNLFRLVWRTIFVIITTVISMIMPFFNDVVGILGSFGFWPLTVYYPVEMYIAQKRIPKWSTRWISLQILSMACLVISVAAAAGSFVGVAADLKVYKPFQS from the exons ATGGTGAGTGATTCAATAATGCAGCACCACCAAGTCGTTGATCTCTCCTTCAGTGTCTCTGGCGGCTCCAAGAGTTTTGATGATGATGGACGACTTAAACGAACTG GTACCGTGTGTACCGCGAGTGCTCACATTATCACGGCGGTGATTGGATCGGGTGTGCTGTCCTTGGCTTGGGCCACGGCCCAGCTGGGATGGGTCGCGGGGCCAACTATGTTGTTCCTGTTCTCTTTTGTGACATATTACACTTCTAACCTCCTGGCGTCGTGTTACCGGACCGGCGACCCGGACACCGGCAAGAGGAACTACACTTACATGGATGCTGTTCGGTCAAATCTAG GTGGTTTTCAGGTGAAAGTCTGTGGGGCAATCCAGTATTTGAATCTTTTTGGAGTTGCCATTGGTTACACCATTGCTTCTTCCATTAGCATGAT GGCAATCAAGAGGTCTAATTGCTTCCACTCCAAAGGACACGACAGTCCTTGCAAAATCTCAAGCAATCCATACATGATTGCTTTCGGTGTGATCGAAATAGTCTTCTCTCAAATCCCCGATTTCGATCAAATATGGTGGCTTTCGATCGTTGCTGCTATCATGTCCTTCACTTACTCCACCATCGGTCTTGGCCTTGGCATTGCAAGAGTTGCTG AAAGTGGGAAAATCATGGGAAGCTTAACTGGTATTAAAATCGGGACAGGTTTGGGAGAAGTGACTGAAACTGATAAGATTTGGAGAAGCTTTCAAGCTCTCGGAGCTATAGCTTTTGCCTATTCTTACTCCCTTATTCTGATTGAAATTCAG GACACAATCAAATCTCCCCCATCAGAATACAAAACAATGAAGAAAGCCACTCTAATCAGTGTGGCAGTAACAACTCTTTTCTACATGTTCTGTGGCTGCTTCGGCTATGCAGCATTTGGTGATCTTTCACCAGGAAACTTGCTCACCGGGTTCGGCTTCTACAACCCCTTCTGGCTTCTCGACATAGCGAATTTAGCCATTGTGATCCATCTAATAGGGGCCTACCAAGTCTACTGCCAACCACTTTTTGCTTTTATTGAGAAAACAGCAGTTGAATGGTTCCCTGATAGCCCATTCTTCGCTAAAGAAATCCCGATACCAATCCCAGGGTACAAACCATACAAGCTCAATCTATTCAGGCTCGTCTGGAGGACTATTTTCGTGATCATTACGACCGTGATATCTATGATCATGCCATTCTTCAACGACGTTGTTGGGATTCTCGGCTCGTTTGGATTCTGGCCGTTGACCGTCTATTATCCTGTGGAGATGTATATAGCGCAAAAGAGGATCCCCAAGTGGAGCACAAGATGGATAAGCCTTCAGATCCTGAGTATGGCTTGTTTGGTTATATCtgtcgctgctgctgctggttcTTTTGTTGGTGTTGCTGCTGATCTCAAGGTTTACAAGCCATTTCAAAgttga
- the LOC142521404 gene encoding uncharacterized protein At4g08330, chloroplastic-like, with protein sequence METSIGGSSSHQYSASFVASQREVTYSCGSCGYDLNLNSSSRNTSTIGSKYGKSMKKGIISFFSIDDSRFNQVEEFSCVPYFISKHSWGLLRKKTKLSCRKCGNYIGIATDFNASSPRLITNGSDSPSSSEISDLRKYDIRIRSLQPSSADVGTPFMS encoded by the exons ATGGAGACTTCAATTGGTGGTTCGAGCAGTCATCAGTATTCAGCCTCATTCGTCGCTTCGCAGCGAGAAGTCACATACAG CTGTGGTTCTTGTGGATACGATCTAAACTTGAATTCGTCGAGTCGGAATACATCAACCATTGGATCCAAATATGGTAAATCTATGAAAAAGGGGATTATTTCCTTCTTCTCCATCGATGACAGCAGATTCAATCAGGTTGAAGAATTCAGCTGTGTCCCTTATTTCATTTCTAAGCATTCTTGGGGTCTTTTACGCAAAAAAACTAAACTTTCCTGCCGAAAATGTGGGAACTATATCGGAATCGCCACCGACTTTAATGCATCTTCTCCTCGCCTTATAACGAATGGGTCAGATTCGCCCTCTAGCAGTGAAATCTCGGATCTGAGAAAGTACGACATCAGAATTCGCTCTTTGCAACCTTCATCAGCTGATGTGGGCACTCCTTTCATGTCGTGA